GCACGAAGCCGCGGGCGTTCTGCTCGGCGCGCTCCCCGGCCTGGGCGAGCGCCTCGGTGAGGATGCTGCTCTCCAGGCCCTGGCGCTCGGCGTTGGCCCGGTCCAACACCTGCGCGAGCGGACGGGCCGCCTCGAGGGTCTCCGAGCACAGGAGCTGCAAGCCCAGCGAGGCGTCATGCAGCCGTCCCGCGGCGTTGATGCGCGGGCCCAGGCGGTAGCCCACCTGCCCGGCGGACACCGGACTGTCCGCGTCCAACCCCGCCACCTCCTTGAGGGCCCTGACGCCGGGACGCAGGCCCGCGCTCAGCGCCTGCAGGCCATGGTGGACGAGGATGCGGTTGGCGCCGGTGAGTGGCACCACGTCCGCCACGGTGGCCATGGCCACCAGATCCATCAGCGCCTTGAGGTTGGGCTCCTTGCGGGTGGCGAACCAGCCATCATCGCGCAGCCGCTTGCGCAGGCCCATGCACAGGTTGAAGGCCACGCCCGCGGCGCACAGGTGCTTGGTGGGGTACTCGCAGCCGGGCTGGTGGGGGTTGAGCACGGCCACCGCGGGGGGCAGCGTGGGGGGCACCGTATGGTGGTCCACCACCACCACGTCCAGCCCCAGCTCCTTCGCCCGGGCGATCTCCGCCACGGAGGTGATGCCGCAATCGAGCGTCACCAGCACCCGCGTGCCGTCCGCGGCGATCTTCTCCACCGCCTGGAGGTTGAGGCCATAGCCCTCGTCCATGCGGTGGGGGATGTAGGTGGCGGGCCGGGCACCCAGCTCCCGGAGGAACAGGGCCATGAGCGACGTGGAGCACACGCCGTCCACGTCATAGTCACCGTAGAGGGTGATGCGCTCCTTCTCCCGGAGCGCCCGGGTGAGCCGCTCCACGCCCGCGGCCATGCCCTTCATCCGGTAGGGGTCGGGCAGGTCCGCCAGCCGGTCGGACAGGAAGGCGGAGGCGGCCTCGGGGGTGCGCAGCCCGCGGTGGATGAGGACTCGCGCCGGCAGGGGATGGAGACCCAGCTCCACGGACAGTGAAGCCGCCTGCTCCTGGGGCACTTCCGGCATCATCCAACGCACAGTCACCTCCGCTCCGGAGCCTCCTACCGTGGGAGCGTCCGGGCCAGAAATCTTCATCACTCTACCTGGGGGGTCTGTCCAGACTGATCTGACCTGGGATTCGCTCCCCTGCTCGCCTGCCCTCGAGGTGGGGTGGGATACGCCGCCACGGGGCTTGGACGAGGGGCCTCCATGCCCTGGAAACACCCGAGGCCCGCGGGTCCGTGGAGTCACGGAGCCCGAGGGCCTCGGCGAGCGCTACCTGGATGGTTCCGGGGAACTCAGGCCGTCGTGGGCTGGTTGACGCCCGCCTTCTTCCCACGCGCCTGCTCGCGCTCATCCAGCCAGATGGTGACGGGGCTGGCGATGTACACGGACGAGTAGGTGCCCACGATGATGCCCACCAGCATCGCCCAGGCGAAGTCGCGGATCTCCCCCACGCCGAAGATGAGCAGACCGACGAGCGAGAGCGCCGTGGTGCCCGAGGTGAGGATGGTGCGCACCAGGGTGTCGTTGACGGCGATGTTGATGACCTCCGGCAGGGGCTTGCCCTTGAACTTGCCCATGTCCTCGCGGATGCGGTCGTAGATGACGATGGTGTCGTTGACCGAGTAGCCCACGATGGTGAGCAGCGCGGCGATGGCGGTGAGGCCGAACTCGGCGCGGCTGAACAGGTAGAAGCCGGCCACCATGATGACGTCGTGCAGCATGGCGAGCAGCGCGCCGGGGCCGAACTTGAAGTCGAAGCGGAAGGCCACGTAGATGAGGATGGCCACCATGGAGAAGAGCAGCGCCTGGATGCCGCGGTTGCGCAGCTGCTTGCCCACCTGCGGACCCACGTACTCGACGCGGCGCATCTCGAAGTCCGGCTTGTCGGCGGCCTGGCCCTGCACCAGCGCGCCGCGGATGCGGTCCGCCATGCCGCTGGCCACCACCTGGTAGTCGTAGTCGCCGGACTGCGCCTGGCCGATGTCGCGCACCTCTTCCACGCCGGTGCCGGTGCCCTCCACGGTCTTCTCGATCTGCGCCACGTCCAGCGGCTGCTTGGAGCGCACGTTGATGATGCCGTTGGCCAGGTCCACGCGGATGGCCTTGGGAT
Above is a window of Cystobacter fuscus DNA encoding:
- the recJ gene encoding single-stranded-DNA-specific exonuclease RecJ — encoded protein: MMPEVPQEQAASLSVELGLHPLPARVLIHRGLRTPEAASAFLSDRLADLPDPYRMKGMAAGVERLTRALREKERITLYGDYDVDGVCSTSLMALFLRELGARPATYIPHRMDEGYGLNLQAVEKIAADGTRVLVTLDCGITSVAEIARAKELGLDVVVVDHHTVPPTLPPAVAVLNPHQPGCEYPTKHLCAAGVAFNLCMGLRKRLRDDGWFATRKEPNLKALMDLVAMATVADVVPLTGANRILVHHGLQALSAGLRPGVRALKEVAGLDADSPVSAGQVGYRLGPRINAAGRLHDASLGLQLLCSETLEAARPLAQVLDRANAERQGLESSILTEALAQAGERAEQNARGFVLYADGWHPGVIGIVASRVVERFHRPTVMVGVKDGVGKGSARSIEGFHLYDALSGCADLFARFGGHKHAAGLTIEGKHLPAFREAFERIAHQRLTPEDLIPRCKVDAVVGVSELDEKAVEALQRLGPFGQGNPEPVLVLRRQVARPRVLPHKTGGSGHLKLALVDAPNMDAIGFGMADRLALTEGPVDLAFQAGFDTFRGQRRLSLKLKDLRIAA
- the secF gene encoding protein translocase subunit SecF, which produces MQILKNKTNYDFIGKRKPALFISTAINLIILVGIAVVGFNFGVDFAGGTVVEVQFNHSVSASDVRQRVESTGQLHDVSVQSIGAASENSFLVRLGGVTQLTEEGGAKASQALQALGQIDPKAIRVDLANGIINVRSKQPLDVAQIEKTVEGTGTGVEEVRDIGQAQSGDYDYQVVASGMADRIRGALVQGQAADKPDFEMRRVEYVGPQVGKQLRNRGIQALLFSMVAILIYVAFRFDFKFGPGALLAMLHDVIMVAGFYLFSRAEFGLTAIAALLTIVGYSVNDTIVIYDRIREDMGKFKGKPLPEVINIAVNDTLVRTILTSGTTALSLVGLLIFGVGEIRDFAWAMLVGIIVGTYSSVYIASPVTIWLDEREQARGKKAGVNQPTTA